Proteins found in one Gordonia sp. PDNC005 genomic segment:
- a CDS encoding arylamine N-acetyltransferase, whose product MAGMGLWSGTDLDLPGYLRRIGFDGEPSRTLGTLERLHRLHTTSIPFENLEIILGRGIPLDLQSVQHKLVRSERGGYCFEHFVLFAAALERIGFVFTPIIGRVSLGADWSSRPATHALVVVEVSGIRYLCDVGFGRGPLVPIELRDGVETDQDGWRFRLSSDPIGDLFSTDRWTLWQHDERWIDRHVFTLAPQTPIDYRVGNHFVSTSPRSPFVARPFIQRFTPDEHHALDGDTLTTVRPDGSSASRSVPAPEVPDVLAGTFGITLTSDDAAALVEIEAARRSPSEE is encoded by the coding sequence ATGGCAGGCATGGGACTGTGGAGCGGCACCGACCTCGATCTGCCCGGATACCTGCGGCGCATCGGTTTCGACGGCGAACCGTCGCGGACCCTCGGTACCCTCGAACGCCTTCACCGCCTTCACACGACGTCGATCCCGTTCGAGAACCTCGAGATCATCCTCGGGCGTGGCATCCCGCTCGACCTGCAATCGGTCCAACACAAGCTGGTCCGGTCCGAGCGTGGAGGCTATTGCTTCGAGCACTTCGTCCTGTTCGCCGCCGCATTGGAGCGGATCGGCTTCGTCTTCACGCCGATCATCGGACGTGTCTCGCTCGGTGCAGACTGGTCGAGCCGGCCGGCCACCCACGCTCTCGTCGTCGTCGAGGTCAGTGGCATTCGATACCTGTGCGACGTCGGGTTCGGTCGCGGCCCACTCGTCCCCATCGAACTGCGCGACGGGGTCGAGACCGATCAGGACGGCTGGCGTTTCCGGCTCTCCTCCGATCCGATCGGCGACCTGTTCAGCACCGACCGGTGGACGCTGTGGCAGCACGACGAGAGATGGATCGACCGTCACGTCTTCACGCTGGCACCGCAGACTCCGATCGACTACCGCGTCGGCAACCATTTCGTGTCGACCTCACCACGATCGCCGTTCGTCGCGCGACCGTTCATCCAGCGGTTCACCCCCGACGAGCACCACGCTCTCGACGGCGACACGCTGACCACTGTCCGTCCCGACGGTTCTTCTGCGTCGCGCAGCGTTCCGGCGCCCGAGGTTCCCGATGTCCTCGCCGGCACCTTCGGCATCACTCTGACCTCCGACGACGCGGCGGCGCTTGTCGAGATCGAGGCCGCACGACGGTCGCCGAGCGAGGAGTGA
- the galE gene encoding UDP-glucose 4-epimerase GalE has translation MRVLVTGGAGYIGSHTVLQLLAAGHDVVIADDFSNAKPSIISRLVSLSGKPVTVYTVDLTDEEATDGLFASEDIDAVIHFAGFKAVGESVAKPISYYRNNIDTALSVLQAMDRHGVRTFVFSSSATVYGENPVCERTEDMPTSATNPYGWTKVMIEQILRDVAVADDSWRIALLRYFNPVGAHPSGEIGEDPNGLPNNLMPFVSQVAVGRREKLSVFGDDYDTPDGTGVRDYIHVEDLASGHLAALDTIAAGDDPLSVWNLGSGSAVSVLDVVNAFSRASGRDIPYEVVPRRPGDLPAYWADPSKANDELGWKAIRTIDDMCVDTWRWQSKNPNGFPDA, from the coding sequence ATGAGAGTCCTCGTCACCGGAGGTGCAGGTTACATCGGCTCCCACACCGTCCTGCAGCTTCTCGCCGCAGGCCACGACGTGGTGATCGCCGACGACTTCAGCAACGCCAAACCCAGCATCATCTCGCGGCTGGTGTCGCTGTCGGGGAAACCCGTCACCGTGTACACAGTGGATCTGACTGACGAGGAGGCCACCGACGGCCTGTTCGCGTCCGAGGACATAGACGCCGTGATCCACTTCGCCGGCTTCAAAGCCGTCGGCGAGTCTGTCGCCAAGCCGATCTCCTACTACCGCAACAACATCGACACAGCGCTGTCGGTACTGCAGGCGATGGACCGTCACGGTGTCCGGACGTTCGTGTTCTCCTCGTCGGCCACCGTGTACGGCGAGAACCCGGTCTGTGAACGCACGGAGGACATGCCGACGTCGGCCACCAACCCGTACGGGTGGACCAAGGTGATGATCGAACAGATTCTGCGCGACGTCGCCGTCGCGGACGACTCCTGGCGCATCGCCCTGCTCCGCTACTTCAACCCGGTGGGTGCGCACCCGAGCGGCGAGATCGGCGAGGATCCCAACGGCCTGCCCAACAATCTGATGCCGTTCGTCTCCCAGGTCGCAGTTGGACGACGCGAGAAGCTGTCGGTGTTCGGCGACGACTACGACACTCCCGACGGCACCGGCGTGCGCGACTACATCCACGTCGAAGATCTCGCGTCCGGCCATCTCGCGGCTCTCGACACGATCGCGGCGGGCGACGATCCGCTCTCGGTGTGGAACCTCGGCAGCGGGTCGGCCGTCTCGGTGCTCGACGTTGTCAACGCGTTCTCCCGGGCGAGCGGCCGGGACATACCCTACGAGGTCGTCCCCCGCCGCCCCGGTGATCTGCCCGCCTACTGGGCGGATCCCTCCAAGGCCAATGACGAACTCGGCTGGAAAGCGATCCGCACCATCGACGACATGTGCGTCGACACCTGGCGTTGGCAGTCGAAGAACCCCAACGGCTTCCCCGACGCCTGA
- the rfbA gene encoding glucose-1-phosphate thymidylyltransferase RfbA, producing MRGIILAGGTGSRLHPITQGVSKQLVPVYDKPMIYYPLSTLMLAGVRDILVVTTPHDSASFQYLLGDGSQFGVRITYAVQPEPKGLAQAFILGADHIGDDTAALVLGDNIFYGPGLGSRLQGFGDVDGGAIFAYRVADPTAYGVVEFDADGTAISLEEKPTEPKSRYAVPGLYFYDNNVVDIARGLEPSARGEYEITDVNAEYLRRGKLNVTVLPRGTAWLDTGTFDSLLDAGNFVRTVEERQGLKIAVPEEIAWRLGYIDDAHLRDRAEALVKSGYGTYLYDLLDRGREL from the coding sequence ATGCGCGGAATCATCCTTGCCGGTGGCACCGGGTCGCGTCTGCACCCGATCACGCAGGGCGTCAGCAAGCAGCTCGTGCCCGTCTACGACAAACCGATGATCTACTACCCGCTGTCGACCCTGATGCTCGCGGGCGTGCGCGACATCCTCGTCGTGACCACACCGCACGACAGCGCGTCGTTCCAGTACCTCCTCGGAGACGGCTCTCAGTTCGGCGTTCGCATCACCTACGCGGTACAGCCCGAACCGAAAGGCCTCGCGCAGGCATTCATCCTCGGCGCCGATCACATCGGCGACGACACGGCAGCACTCGTCCTCGGCGACAACATCTTCTACGGCCCCGGCCTGGGCAGTCGGCTGCAGGGGTTCGGCGACGTCGACGGCGGAGCGATCTTCGCCTACCGCGTCGCCGATCCGACCGCATACGGGGTCGTCGAGTTCGACGCCGACGGGACCGCGATCTCTCTTGAGGAGAAGCCGACTGAACCGAAGTCGCGGTACGCGGTTCCCGGCCTGTACTTCTACGACAACAACGTCGTCGACATCGCACGCGGTCTCGAGCCGTCGGCGCGCGGCGAATACGAGATCACCGACGTCAACGCCGAGTACCTGCGGCGCGGCAAGCTCAACGTGACCGTTCTGCCCCGGGGGACGGCCTGGCTCGACACCGGTACTTTCGACTCCCTGCTCGACGCGGGGAACTTCGTCCGCACCGTCGAGGAGCGGCAGGGCTTGAAGATCGCCGTGCCGGAGGAGATCGCGTGGCGACTCGGGTACATCGACGACGCTCACTTGCGCGACCGCGCCGAGGCGCTCGTGAAATCGGGGTACGGCACGTACCTGTACGACCTGCTCGATCGTGGACGGGAGCTGTAA
- a CDS encoding GntR family transcriptional regulator yields the protein MTYSAADRVYTDVKELILTGGLAGGELISEGEIAERCSVSRTPVREAFLRLSAEGWMRLYPKRGALIVPIGDREARDVLDARIAIESHAARSVVARPTELAQLSERLRENLAQHSDVSRSDTAEFARLDAEFHQLIVAAGGNAILSDVYVSLGERHRRMTASRLQAVADVADTILDDHARLAEAITDPESFTELLITHLSTVHDLPGGLR from the coding sequence ATGACGTATTCGGCCGCGGACCGGGTGTACACCGACGTGAAGGAGCTGATCCTCACCGGCGGTCTCGCCGGGGGCGAGCTGATCAGCGAGGGGGAGATCGCGGAACGGTGCTCCGTGAGCCGGACCCCGGTTCGTGAGGCGTTCCTCCGTCTCTCCGCCGAAGGCTGGATGCGCCTGTATCCGAAACGCGGGGCGCTCATCGTGCCGATCGGCGATCGGGAAGCACGCGACGTGCTCGACGCCCGCATCGCCATCGAATCCCACGCCGCACGGTCCGTTGTCGCCCGGCCGACCGAACTGGCTCAGCTCAGTGAGCGCCTTCGGGAGAATCTCGCGCAGCACTCCGACGTGAGCCGGTCGGACACGGCGGAGTTCGCTCGTCTCGATGCGGAGTTCCACCAGCTGATCGTGGCCGCCGGTGGGAATGCGATCCTCAGCGACGTCTACGTCTCCCTCGGCGAGCGGCACCGCCGAATGACGGCGAGTCGACTGCAGGCGGTCGCCGATGTCGCCGACACGATCCTCGACGATCACGCTCGTCTTGCCGAGGCGATCACTGACCCGGAGTCGTTCACCGAACTCCTCATCACGCACCTCTCAACCGTTCACGACCTTCCCGGAGGACTCCGATGA
- a CDS encoding recombinase family protein yields MSRAYGWTADGSVDSVEADELRDMAEWIVGGGSGKSLVARLNADGVRTVSGKPWSAPVIKRALTNPRIAGKQVTKDGALVDNPNVEPILDERLWKRVCDRYADPDRQQFVSRRANSEPWLLSGMVRCGHCGGPMYPHWNGNYKTVSARCGQVVIQQKPMLREVVEQVLARVTSPMWLDALAAAEDNGADHYRAVIDMSEERTAAIMVDYGAGRIDKSVADSAVAAAAKVKAEAEQKIAEIGFATGLPARPTADDVIAWWEAARERDRRALVQVVVDSVTVTKPEDADSLPDRVRITWK; encoded by the coding sequence ATGAGCCGCGCGTACGGATGGACCGCAGACGGCTCCGTCGACTCCGTCGAAGCCGATGAGCTCCGCGACATGGCCGAGTGGATCGTCGGCGGCGGCAGTGGTAAGTCACTCGTCGCCCGTCTCAACGCTGACGGCGTCCGGACCGTGTCGGGGAAACCTTGGTCGGCACCGGTCATTAAACGCGCGTTGACCAACCCTCGGATCGCCGGCAAGCAGGTGACGAAGGACGGCGCGCTGGTCGACAACCCGAACGTCGAGCCGATCCTCGACGAACGTCTGTGGAAGCGGGTGTGCGATCGCTACGCGGACCCGGACCGTCAGCAGTTCGTGTCGCGCCGCGCGAACTCGGAGCCGTGGCTCCTGTCGGGGATGGTGCGGTGCGGGCACTGCGGTGGCCCGATGTACCCGCACTGGAACGGCAACTACAAGACAGTCAGCGCGCGGTGCGGGCAAGTCGTCATTCAGCAGAAGCCCATGCTCCGCGAGGTCGTCGAACAGGTCCTCGCTCGGGTGACGTCGCCGATGTGGCTGGACGCGCTCGCGGCCGCCGAAGACAACGGTGCCGATCACTACCGCGCTGTGATCGACATGTCGGAGGAGCGGACTGCCGCGATCATGGTCGACTACGGTGCCGGGCGGATCGACAAGTCAGTGGCCGATAGTGCTGTCGCTGCGGCTGCGAAGGTGAAGGCGGAAGCCGAGCAGAAGATCGCCGAGATCGGTTTTGCTACTGGTCTGCCAGCCCGGCCGACCGCGGACGACGTGATCGCGTGGTGGGAAGCTGCGAGGGAGCGTGACCGCCGCGCACTGGTGCAGGTCGTCGTGGATTCGGTGACGGTCACCAAACCGGAGGACGCAGACTCGTTGCCCGACCGCGTGAGGATCACCTGGAAGTGA
- a CDS encoding NADP-dependent malic enzyme: MTNTAPGQPTPITDDEIFRAHEGGKLSVELSAPIDTQRALSIAYTPGVAQVSRAIATDAALVDKYTWTKRLVAVVSDGTAVLGLGDIGPRASLPVMEGKSALFRTFAGLNSIPIVLDTTDPDEIVETLIRLRPSFGAVNLEDISAPRCFEIERRVIEALDCPVMHDDQHGTAIVVLAALKGALTHLAKDITTLKVVISGAGAAGVACANILRAAGVPDIVVLDSKGIVGSHRADLNEFKTDLAEWSNPRGLAGGAAEALDGADMFLGVSAGLIDEAFIASMNDDAIVFALSNPDPEIHPDVAAKHAAVVATGRSDFPNQINNVLAFPGVFAGALDADARRITEGMKLAAADAIFGVVGDDLAADHIVPSPLDPRVAPAVAKAVADAARAEGVAK, from the coding sequence GTGACAAACACCGCCCCCGGGCAGCCCACGCCGATCACCGACGACGAGATCTTCCGCGCCCACGAGGGCGGGAAACTGTCCGTCGAACTCAGTGCGCCGATCGACACTCAGCGTGCGCTCTCAATCGCGTACACGCCGGGCGTCGCTCAGGTCTCGCGCGCGATCGCAACGGACGCGGCGCTGGTCGACAAGTACACGTGGACCAAACGCCTGGTCGCGGTGGTCTCCGACGGCACCGCCGTGCTCGGGCTCGGCGACATCGGCCCGCGTGCCTCGCTCCCGGTGATGGAGGGCAAGTCGGCACTGTTCCGCACGTTCGCGGGACTCAATTCGATCCCGATCGTCCTGGACACCACCGATCCCGACGAGATCGTCGAGACGCTGATCCGCCTCCGGCCGAGCTTCGGCGCCGTGAATCTCGAGGACATCTCGGCGCCGCGATGCTTCGAGATCGAACGCCGTGTCATCGAGGCACTCGACTGCCCGGTGATGCACGACGACCAGCACGGCACGGCGATCGTGGTCCTCGCAGCGCTGAAGGGTGCACTCACGCACCTCGCCAAGGACATCACAACCTTGAAAGTTGTCATCTCGGGTGCAGGCGCCGCGGGCGTGGCATGCGCGAACATCCTGCGCGCCGCCGGCGTCCCCGACATCGTGGTTCTCGACTCGAAGGGCATCGTCGGCTCTCACCGCGCCGACCTCAACGAATTCAAGACGGACCTCGCGGAGTGGAGCAATCCACGTGGGCTCGCCGGTGGCGCCGCTGAGGCACTGGATGGCGCGGACATGTTCCTCGGCGTCTCGGCCGGGCTCATCGACGAGGCCTTCATCGCATCGATGAACGACGACGCGATCGTCTTCGCGCTGTCGAATCCCGATCCAGAGATCCACCCCGACGTCGCGGCGAAGCACGCCGCCGTCGTCGCCACCGGCCGCAGCGACTTCCCGAACCAGATCAACAACGTCCTCGCCTTCCCCGGCGTGTTCGCCGGCGCACTCGACGCCGACGCACGACGCATCACCGAGGGCATGAAGCTCGCCGCCGCAGACGCGATCTTCGGCGTCGTCGGCGACGATCTCGCCGCCGACCACATCGTCCCGAGCCCGCTCGATCCACGGGTGGCCCCCGCCGTCGCCAAGGCCGTCGCCGACGCAGCTCGCGCCGAGGGCGTCGCCAAGTAA
- the rfbC gene encoding dTDP-4-dehydrorhamnose 3,5-epimerase: MKVRELSIAGAWEFTPVQHGDDRGVFLEAFKADVLSGLVGHRFELAQVNTSVSAAGVLRGIHFADVPPGQAKYVTCTVGAILDVIVDIRVGSPTFGEWDAVLLDDVDRKAVYLSEGLGHGFCSLADGSTVTYLCSTGYNPTAEHGVNPLDPGLGIDWPTVARDGTPLEYELSAKDVAAPTLAQATADGLLPAFH, from the coding sequence GTGAAGGTTCGCGAACTGTCGATCGCGGGGGCGTGGGAATTCACGCCGGTCCAGCACGGCGACGACCGCGGCGTCTTCCTCGAAGCGTTCAAGGCCGATGTCCTGTCCGGGCTGGTCGGCCACCGGTTCGAGCTCGCTCAAGTCAACACATCAGTCTCGGCGGCCGGAGTGCTGCGCGGCATCCACTTCGCCGACGTCCCGCCGGGACAGGCGAAGTATGTGACGTGCACTGTCGGCGCGATTCTCGACGTGATCGTCGACATCCGCGTCGGTTCACCCACCTTCGGGGAGTGGGACGCGGTGCTGCTCGACGACGTCGACCGCAAGGCGGTGTACCTGTCCGAAGGGCTCGGTCACGGGTTCTGCTCGTTGGCGGACGGCTCCACGGTCACTTACCTGTGTTCGACGGGCTACAACCCGACAGCCGAACACGGCGTGAATCCGCTCGACCCCGGTCTCGGCATCGATTGGCCGACTGTCGCACGCGACGGAACTCCGCTTGAGTACGAGCTCTCCGCGAAGGACGTCGCCGCTCCGACGCTCGCCCAAGCAACCGCCGACGGTCTGCTCCCCGCGTTCCACTGA
- a CDS encoding peptidoglycan DD-metalloendopeptidase family protein: MRYRPISPTIPVTSGFGPRWGTQHNGIDYGAPVGTPIYAAADGIVIEGKDRTGVQGFGSWIWIDCQQSEGVDLIYGHVRHSGILVRAGDRVKAGQQIGVSGNEGDTTGPHLHFEVWSPPGRQGGRAIDPAPWLAGAADPTKAKPSTPPTSPGGSFMAPPFKSISMLGSSHQPRTRSPINFLLHTEQGGGTNPLTDAERLARYCNNTGNGVSYHYALRAGRLVQMVPLNRASWSVLDANAYTVNLCFAGSYAEWTREQWIENCRDDIRIAAYIAVRDCKALGIPLTVIAPPYQRGSGISDHAYVTRALGIGTHTDVGRFFPWDLFAVDVRAFANPAPVPNLIDAEAWRAQTWIGKRLAAAGTAGESIIRQGGKEIGRFVAYEHGHIYWRSGADTAVAVPHADPAIPGSGLFETWGADYGYERGFGFPKLAHAVVTNGAVQTFDDGMLFRKNGSARGWRVHGRILEAYAAYRYEQGPLGWPVGDERAVAGTDNREQLFEHGRLVWSPTGVVALLDQVKAVA; this comes from the coding sequence ATGCGCTACCGCCCGATCTCGCCCACCATCCCCGTCACCTCCGGCTTCGGCCCGCGGTGGGGAACCCAGCACAACGGCATCGACTACGGCGCACCAGTCGGCACGCCGATTTACGCCGCCGCCGACGGCATCGTCATCGAGGGCAAGGACCGCACCGGCGTCCAGGGCTTCGGATCGTGGATCTGGATCGACTGCCAGCAGTCAGAGGGCGTCGACCTGATCTACGGTCACGTCCGCCACTCGGGCATCCTCGTCCGCGCTGGCGACCGTGTGAAGGCGGGGCAGCAGATCGGTGTGTCGGGCAACGAAGGCGACACGACCGGCCCTCATCTGCACTTCGAGGTGTGGTCACCGCCGGGCCGACAGGGTGGTCGGGCGATCGACCCGGCGCCGTGGCTCGCTGGCGCGGCCGACCCGACGAAGGCGAAGCCGTCGACTCCTCCCACATCTCCGGGAGGTTCCTTCATGGCTCCACCGTTCAAGTCCATCTCGATGCTCGGGTCGTCGCACCAGCCGCGCACCCGATCGCCGATCAACTTCCTTCTGCACACAGAGCAGGGCGGCGGCACCAACCCGCTGACCGATGCTGAGCGGCTGGCCCGCTACTGCAACAACACCGGCAACGGCGTCAGCTACCACTACGCACTGCGGGCCGGTCGCCTCGTCCAGATGGTGCCGCTCAACCGAGCGTCGTGGTCGGTGCTCGACGCCAACGCGTACACCGTCAACCTGTGCTTCGCCGGATCGTATGCAGAGTGGACCCGCGAGCAGTGGATCGAGAATTGCCGTGACGACATTCGCATCGCCGCGTACATCGCGGTCCGTGACTGCAAGGCGCTCGGTATCCCGCTCACCGTGATCGCTCCGCCGTACCAGCGTGGATCTGGTATCAGCGATCACGCCTACGTCACCCGCGCACTCGGTATCGGAACGCACACCGACGTCGGTCGGTTCTTCCCGTGGGACCTGTTCGCGGTCGATGTCCGCGCCTTCGCCAACCCTGCGCCGGTGCCGAATCTCATCGACGCCGAAGCGTGGCGAGCACAGACGTGGATCGGCAAGCGCCTCGCCGCCGCTGGCACTGCGGGGGAGTCGATCATCCGGCAGGGCGGCAAGGAGATCGGCCGGTTCGTCGCCTACGAGCATGGACACATTTACTGGCGGTCCGGTGCCGACACTGCAGTCGCGGTGCCTCACGCGGACCCGGCGATCCCCGGCTCAGGTCTGTTCGAGACGTGGGGTGCCGACTACGGGTACGAGCGTGGGTTCGGGTTCCCGAAGCTGGCACACGCGGTCGTCACCAACGGTGCGGTGCAGACGTTCGACGACGGGATGCTGTTCCGCAAGAACGGCAGCGCCCGGGGCTGGCGGGTGCACGGCCGGATCCTGGAGGCGTACGCCGCGTACCGCTATGAGCAGGGCCCGCTGGGCTGGCCGGTCGGCGACGAGCGCGCGGTCGCCGGGACCGATAACCGTGAGCAGCTGTTCGAGCATGGACGGTTGGTGTGGTCGCCGACTGGAGTCGTAGCGCTCCTTGACCAGGTGAAGGCGGTGGCCTGA
- a CDS encoding MFS transporter: MSRSRMAGWPAVSLAVFAAAWGGNEFTPLLVMYRTTSSMSAVAVDLLLFTYVLGIVPALLIGGPLSDRLGRRPLMLPSPVIAAAGSLLLAFGAHSVALLAVGRVLSGIALGLAMAVGGSWIKELSDRDGATTTAGARRAALSLTSGFGIGAGVAAILAQWAPWPNQLSYAVNIALSVVAFAALLRAPESRAAQHTGRTLREELSIRSAKHPRFWVMVAPVAPWVFGACAVAYAVIPAFMTEKTSSWSIAFAGLCCVVGLAAGFGIQTLGKRFDKPGSPRIMVVALSFVVVGLALAAAAYTTLSIPLALVAAAVLGCGYGMALIAGLLEVQRIARPSELAGLTAVFYSLTYLGFASPAAMAAVTSAFPSIDYPEMFGFGIVMALLAVIVVVIGNRTSIAGPHTVRPRETAVELESVDA, encoded by the coding sequence ATGAGCCGATCGCGCATGGCGGGCTGGCCCGCCGTTTCGCTCGCAGTGTTCGCCGCGGCCTGGGGCGGCAACGAGTTCACCCCGCTCCTCGTCATGTACCGCACAACGTCGAGCATGTCGGCTGTCGCGGTCGACCTGCTGCTGTTCACCTACGTGCTCGGCATCGTCCCCGCGCTGCTGATCGGCGGGCCGCTGTCAGACCGGCTCGGACGCCGTCCGCTGATGCTGCCGTCTCCGGTGATCGCGGCAGCCGGATCGCTGCTCCTCGCATTCGGAGCACACTCAGTAGCGCTCCTCGCCGTCGGGCGGGTGCTCAGCGGGATCGCGCTGGGTCTCGCGATGGCCGTCGGCGGCAGCTGGATCAAAGAACTGTCCGACCGCGACGGTGCCACGACCACCGCGGGCGCCCGTCGCGCAGCACTGTCGCTGACCTCGGGATTCGGCATCGGCGCAGGCGTGGCCGCGATTCTCGCTCAGTGGGCTCCGTGGCCGAACCAGCTGTCGTACGCGGTCAACATCGCACTCTCCGTGGTCGCGTTCGCGGCGCTGCTCCGAGCGCCGGAATCGCGCGCTGCTCAGCACACCGGACGAACCCTCCGAGAAGAGCTGTCGATTCGGTCGGCGAAACACCCCCGATTCTGGGTGATGGTCGCCCCCGTGGCTCCGTGGGTGTTCGGCGCATGTGCCGTCGCCTACGCGGTGATCCCGGCTTTCATGACTGAGAAGACGTCGAGTTGGTCCATTGCGTTCGCAGGACTCTGCTGTGTCGTCGGCCTCGCCGCCGGCTTCGGCATCCAGACCCTCGGCAAACGATTCGACAAGCCCGGCTCACCGCGGATCATGGTGGTCGCGTTGAGCTTCGTGGTCGTCGGCCTGGCACTCGCCGCCGCGGCCTACACGACACTGTCGATCCCGCTCGCGCTCGTCGCCGCAGCGGTTCTCGGATGCGGCTACGGGATGGCGCTGATCGCCGGCCTTCTCGAAGTCCAGCGGATCGCCCGACCGAGCGAGCTCGCCGGTTTGACCGCGGTGTTCTACAGCCTGACCTACCTGGGCTTCGCTTCACCCGCGGCGATGGCGGCTGTCACGTCGGCATTCCCATCGATCGACTACCCGGAGATGTTCGGCTTCGGGATCGTCATGGCTCTCCTCGCGGTGATCGTCGTGGTGATCGGCAACCGCACGTCGATCGCCGGTCCGCACACCGTCCGCCCGCGCGAGACCGCGGTGGAGTTGGAGTCGGTGGACGCCTGA
- the rfbB gene encoding dTDP-glucose 4,6-dehydratase has protein sequence MRVLVTGGAGFIGANFVLRTLATRSDVEVTVLDKFTYAANPSTLAPVADRVRVVRGDIADAAVVDPLIAATDVVVNFAAESHNDNSLADPSSFVQTNLVGTYTLLESVRRHGVRLHHVSTDEVYGDLDLDDPARFTEETAYNPSSPYSSTKAGSDLLVRAWVRSFGIIATISNCSNNYGPYQHVEKFIPRQITNVLTGVRPKLYGDGRNVRDWIHVDDHNDAVWTIIDGGVSGETYLIGADGEVDNRTVVEAILEALGQPRDAFDFVTDRAGHDRRYAIDSTRLRTELGWTPAYTDFSAGLAATIDWYRTHSDWWADVKDGVERSYALTQQTIDPAQQTIDPEGAR, from the coding sequence ATGCGTGTTCTGGTGACCGGCGGGGCCGGGTTCATCGGAGCGAACTTCGTCCTCCGCACCTTGGCGACCCGTTCCGACGTCGAAGTGACGGTCCTCGACAAGTTCACCTATGCCGCCAATCCGTCGACCCTCGCTCCGGTCGCCGACCGCGTCCGGGTGGTACGCGGCGACATAGCCGACGCAGCAGTCGTCGATCCGCTGATCGCCGCGACGGACGTCGTCGTCAATTTCGCCGCAGAGTCGCACAACGACAACTCGCTCGCCGACCCGTCGTCTTTTGTGCAGACCAATCTGGTCGGGACGTACACCCTCCTGGAATCGGTTCGACGCCACGGAGTCCGACTGCACCACGTCAGTACCGACGAGGTGTACGGCGACCTCGACCTCGACGATCCCGCTCGCTTCACCGAAGAGACCGCGTACAACCCGTCCAGCCCGTACAGCTCCACCAAGGCCGGCAGCGACCTGCTGGTCCGAGCCTGGGTCCGATCGTTCGGGATCATCGCGACCATCTCCAACTGTTCCAACAACTACGGCCCGTACCAGCACGTGGAGAAGTTCATCCCCCGGCAGATCACCAACGTGCTGACCGGCGTGCGGCCCAAGCTGTACGGCGACGGCCGCAATGTCCGCGACTGGATACACGTCGACGACCACAACGACGCCGTCTGGACCATCATCGACGGCGGTGTCTCCGGTGAGACGTACCTGATCGGCGCCGACGGCGAGGTCGACAACCGGACCGTCGTCGAAGCGATCCTCGAAGCGCTCGGGCAGCCGCGCGACGCGTTCGACTTCGTCACCGACCGTGCAGGCCACGACCGCCGATACGCCATCGATTCCACTCGACTGCGTACCGAACTCGGATGGACACCCGCATACACCGACTTCTCGGCGGGCCTCGCCGCGACCATCGACTGGTACCGGACGCACAGCGACTGGTGGGCAGACGTCAAGGACGGCGTGGAACGCTCGTACGCACTGACCCAACAGACCATCGACCCCGCCCAACAGACCATCGACCCCGAAGGAGCACGATGA
- a CDS encoding holin, with translation MWTARFWRDAVERAVKTGAQALVALFVTGATILTINWADALAVAGTMMLASLLTSIVSSGIGNPTTAAALPAPPGRHRKSGE, from the coding sequence ATGTGGACAGCAAGGTTCTGGCGGGACGCTGTCGAGCGTGCGGTCAAGACGGGCGCGCAGGCGCTGGTCGCGCTGTTCGTGACGGGTGCAACGATCCTGACGATCAACTGGGCCGACGCGCTCGCCGTGGCCGGAACGATGATGCTCGCGTCGCTGCTGACGTCGATCGTGTCCAGCGGCATCGGCAACCCGACCACAGCCGCCGCGCTCCCGGCGCCGCCGGGACGTCACCGAAAGTCCGGCGAGTGA